The following DNA comes from Ignavibacteria bacterium.
CATGTGATGGCGGTAAGGTCAAGATCGATGGCACCAGTGTAAAGCCATCACGCCATATAAAGCCGGGTGAGATAATAACTGTTCAGCAGGGATATGTTAAGCGGGCTTTCAGGGTGCTGGAGCTGCTTGAAAAACGTGTTGGAGCTCCGCTGGTAAAAAATTATGCTGAGGATATAACTCCCCCTGAAGAGTTTGCAAAACGGGGAACAGAACGCTTCGTTTCATATCAAAGCAAGTTCAAAGGCACAGGAAGGCCCACTAAAAAAGACAGAAGACTTATAGACAGGATGAAGAGTTGAGAGTTGATAGTTGTCAGTTGAGATTTGATAGTTGATAATTTACTATGCAAACAGTTAATCAGTTAAATAGTAAATAGGTTAAAGGGTAAAATCGCTCAATAAATTTATTTTTATAAACCATTAATAATCACCATTATACGTTTAAAACTGAAACATTTTATCATTTAAACTGATTTTTATTATTAGTAATTTTGTAAAATCAATTAATTAAGGAGCAACGTATGTTATCAGGAAAGCTTCAGTCAGAACTTAACAAGCAGATGAACAATGAGTTCTTTGCTGAGTATGAATATCTTTCAATGGCAGCATATTTCCATTCAATGAACCTGGATGGAATAGCCAATTATTTCCACGTGCAGGCACAGGAAGAGCATTTTCATGCAATGAAAATTTTCCACTTTGTGCTTGATAAAGGCGGCAAGGTTGAGCTTCAGCAGATAGCGCAGCCCGATGTTACATTTAAATCACCGATAGAAGTATTTGAAAAAGCGCTTGCCCATGAAAAAAAGGTCACTAAATCAATAAACGACCTGATGGATGATGCAATAAAAGAAAACGATCACGCTGTAAACAGCTTTTTGAAATGGTATGTTGATGAACAGGTTGAAGAAGAAGCGCTTGCAAGCAAAGCTTTAGGAAAGATGGAAATTATTGGCGGTAAAGGCGAGGGTCTGCTTATTTTAGACCAGGAGTATTCATCAAGATCATTTACTCCCCCTGCTGCTTAAGAAGGAAATTGAATTCACACGATCATATAAAGGGAAGCCGTAAGAAGCCTTCCCTTTTTTAATATTTTAATAATTACAGGTTTAAAATTAATGCATAAACAAAACGATACGAAACACAGCTCATCGGAATTTTTCGGCACTGTTATGGAATTCAACCGGAAAAAATATTCAGACCAAACCCTGCTTGAGCTTTATAAGGCAATTTTGCTGCCCAGAATGATAGAAGAAAAAATGCTGCTTAACCTGAGGCTTGGTAAAATAAGCAAATGGTTCTCCGGTATCGGGCAGGAAGCTATTTCAGTAGGCTTAACAATGGCTATGCAGCAGGATGAATATATACTGCCTATGCACCGTAACCTTGGAGTATTTACATCACGCGGCGTTCCGCTGGATAAGCTTTTCATGCAGCTGCAGGGCAGCTACAACGGATTTTCGAAAGGTCGCGAAAGGTCATTCCATTTTGGCACCAATGATTATCATATTGTGGGAATGATAAGCCATTTGGGTCCCCAGCTTGGCATTGCAGATGGAATTGCACTGGCTGAGCTGATGAATAAGCTTAAGGATAAAAAACATGAAATTAAGACAACAGCTGTATTTTCAGGTGATGGCGGCACAAGTGAAGGCGACTTCCATGAATCATTAAACGTGGCCGCTGTGTGGGATCTGCCCGTACTGTTTATAATTGAAAATAATGCTTATGGACTTTCAACTCCGGTAACCGAACAATATAAGTGCAAAGCGCTGGTTGATAAGGCAATCGGTTACGGAATGGAATCATACCAGATTGACGGAAATAACCTGCTTGAAGTATATGACAGGATCTTAACTCTGCGTAACAGCATGAATAAAAAACCGCGTCCGGTGTTAATTGAATGTATGACCTTCCGTATGCGGGGACATGAAGAAGCCTCCGGTGTTAAATATGTGCCTAAAGAATTATTTGAGAAGTGGGAAATAAAAGATCCGGTAAAGAATTATGAGGCGTATTTAAAAGAGCTGGGTTTGCTGAATGATGAAATCATTCAGGATATACGCGCCGGATTTAAAAAGGATATTGAAGCCGGACTCGATAAAGCTTTCGCTCAGCCAAAGATAGTACCCGATACAGCATATGAAATTAATGATGTTTACGCACCATATAACCCCGTTATAATTGAGCCTGGTGAAGCATCCAAAGAAAGGCGCTTTGTTGATGCTGTTTCTGACGGGCTGAAGGAAGCGATGATAAAACATGATAACCTTGTGCTGATGGGTCAGGATATTTGTGAATACGGGGGTGTGTTTAAGGTTACAGAAAATTTTTATAAGGAGTTCGGCAAAGAGCGAGTTAGAAATACGCCGCTTTGTGAATCAGCAATAGTTGGTTCAGCGCTTGGGCTTTCAATAAAAGGTTACAAGGCAATGGTTGAGATGCAGTTCGCTGATTTTGTGACCTGCGGGTTTAATCAAATTGTGAATAACCTTGCCAAAATAAATTACCGCTGGGGACAGAACGCTGATGTAGTTGTAAGAATGCCTACTGGCGGAGGTGTTGGCGCAGGACCGTTCCACAGCCAAAGCAATGAAGCTTGGTTCACCCATGTACCCGGTCTGAAAGTAGTTTACCCCGCAACACCGTATGACGCTAAGGGACTGCTTTTAAGCGCTTTTGAAGACCCCAATCCCTTGTTGTACTTTGAGCATAAAGCGCTCTACAGAAGCGTGAGCGAAGACGTGCCTGATGGTTATTACACATTGCCCATTGGCAAGGCAAGATACGAAACCGAAGGTGACGATGTTACAATCATTACCTACGGCATGGGTGTTTACTGGGCATTAAATGCCCTTGAGAATATGAAGGATATTTCGGCTGATATAGTTGATCTGCGTACATTGCTGCCATTGGATTATGATACCATCGCTGAGAGCGTTAAAAAAACAGGTAAGGTAATTATTCTGCATGAAGATACACTCTTTGGCGGAATTGGAGGGGAGATCGCCGCATGGATAGCGCAGAATTTGTTCGAATACCTCGATGCGCCTATAATGCGCTCAGGTTCACTTGATACACCCGTTCCATTTGCAACTGAGCTTGAGCAGAATTTCTTCCCGAAAGAAAGATTTAAACAGCAGTTGAGGGAATTGGTTGATTATTAGTTTTTACTGCAGTGATGAGAAGACGCAGAGAGATGAATAATTAATTAAAAAGACGACCTGTCGGGTCGTCTCTACAAAAAAAAATCAAATGTAGGTCAAAGGCATGCCTTTGACCTACTATCTTACTTCATTTTCTCTTTTAAAAACGCATATGTTTTTTCTTTTGCATCTGTTGTGGCGGTAACATCGTGTTTTGGATTGCTTGGATTTGCGAATCCGTGTCCGGCATCGTAAATAATAATTGTTGCGGGAATATTCAGGCTCTTTAGATCACTTTCAAACTTCCCGGCTACCTCAGGTGTAATTCTCCCATCCTGCTTCGCGAAAATTCCCAAAACCGGAGCTTTAAGCTTAGCAAGCCTATCCGGATTCTGCTCAGGCATTCCGTAATATATCACACAAGCTTTGCATCTATCTCCCAGCTCAATTGCAGCCTGGTTGCTCCATGAACCCCCGAAACACCACCCATAAGTTGCAAACACTGCATCACTGCCTGCATAGTCTTTTGCGCCGTTTAAGATCACAAGTGCGCGGTCGTTTGTTACCGATTGCACATACTTTACGGCTTCATCATTGTTCGTTGCGACTTTACCGTCATACAGATCTATTGCGAGCACGTTTACATTCCCTAATGTTGAGGCGACTTCTTCAGCCTCACGCTTAATATAATCATTCAGTCCGTACCATTCATGGAAAAGGAATACCCAGTTGTTAGTCGGGTTATCAGCCTTTACTTCATACCCGTTTGCGTCAATGCCATCGCTTGTTTTATAGGTGATCATTTTCCCCTTTCCATCTGCCAGAGTAAAAGTAAGCGGCTGGGGATGCTCATTTTTAAAGCTCTCATCATTACCAAACATCGCCATTATGTTCGGGGCAGTAATATCGCTGCCT
Coding sequences within:
- a CDS encoding ferritin, yielding MLSGKLQSELNKQMNNEFFAEYEYLSMAAYFHSMNLDGIANYFHVQAQEEHFHAMKIFHFVLDKGGKVELQQIAQPDVTFKSPIEVFEKALAHEKKVTKSINDLMDDAIKENDHAVNSFLKWYVDEQVEEEALASKALGKMEIIGGKGEGLLILDQEYSSRSFTPPAA
- a CDS encoding RNA-binding S4 domain-containing protein — encoded protein: MNVRIDKYLWCIRLFKSRSLATEACDGGKVKIDGTSVKPSRHIKPGEIITVQQGYVKRAFRVLELLEKRVGAPLVKNYAEDITPPEEFAKRGTERFVSYQSKFKGTGRPTKKDRRLIDRMKS
- a CDS encoding dehydrogenase E1 component subunit alpha/beta, with amino-acid sequence MEFNRKKYSDQTLLELYKAILLPRMIEEKMLLNLRLGKISKWFSGIGQEAISVGLTMAMQQDEYILPMHRNLGVFTSRGVPLDKLFMQLQGSYNGFSKGRERSFHFGTNDYHIVGMISHLGPQLGIADGIALAELMNKLKDKKHEIKTTAVFSGDGGTSEGDFHESLNVAAVWDLPVLFIIENNAYGLSTPVTEQYKCKALVDKAIGYGMESYQIDGNNLLEVYDRILTLRNSMNKKPRPVLIECMTFRMRGHEEASGVKYVPKELFEKWEIKDPVKNYEAYLKELGLLNDEIIQDIRAGFKKDIEAGLDKAFAQPKIVPDTAYEINDVYAPYNPVIIEPGEASKERRFVDAVSDGLKEAMIKHDNLVLMGQDICEYGGVFKVTENFYKEFGKERVRNTPLCESAIVGSALGLSIKGYKAMVEMQFADFVTCGFNQIVNNLAKINYRWGQNADVVVRMPTGGGVGAGPFHSQSNEAWFTHVPGLKVVYPATPYDAKGLLLSAFEDPNPLLYFEHKALYRSVSEDVPDGYYTLPIGKARYETEGDDVTIITYGMGVYWALNALENMKDISADIVDLRTLLPLDYDTIAESVKKTGKVIILHEDTLFGGIGGEIAAWIAQNLFEYLDAPIMRSGSLDTPVPFATELEQNFFPKERFKQQLRELVDY
- a CDS encoding dienelactone hydrolase family protein; amino-acid sequence: MKTLLLSLILIFTFMNISYSQKHDCCEEETTATEKKPKAECCEEVKGTTGSDITAPNIMAMFGNDESFKNEHPQPLTFTLADGKGKMITYKTSDGIDANGYEVKADNPTNNWVFLFHEWYGLNDYIKREAEEVASTLGNVNVLAIDLYDGKVATNNDEAVKYVQSVTNDRALVILNGAKDYAGSDAVFATYGWCFGGSWSNQAAIELGDRCKACVIYYGMPEQNPDRLAKLKAPVLGIFAKQDGRITPEVAGKFESDLKSLNIPATIIIYDAGHGFANPSNPKHDVTATTDAKEKTYAFLKEKMK